One Symphalangus syndactylus isolate Jambi chromosome 20, NHGRI_mSymSyn1-v2.1_pri, whole genome shotgun sequence DNA segment encodes these proteins:
- the HES7 gene encoding transcription factor HES-7 isoform X7, producing MVTRDRAENRDGPKMLKPLVEKRRRDRINRSLEELRLLLLERTRDQNLRNPKLEKAEILEFAVGYLRERSRVEPPAAAAPGVPRSPVQDAEALASCYLSGFRECLLRLAAFAHDASPAARAQLFSALHGYLRPKPPRPKPVDPRPPAPRPSLDPAAPALGPALHQRPPVHQGPPSPCCAWSPSLCSPRAGDSGAPAPLTGLLPPPPPPHRQDGAPKAPPPPPPAFWRPWP from the exons ATGGTCACCCGGGATCGAGCTGAGAATAGGGACGGCCCCAAG ATGCTGAAGCCGCTTGTGGAGAAGCGGCGCCGGGACCGCATCAACCGCAGCCTGGAAGAGctgaggctgctgctgctggagcGGACCCGGGACCAG AACCTCCGGAACCCGAAGCTGGAGAAAGCGGAGATACTGGAGTTCGCCGTGGGCTACTTGAGGGAGCGAAGCCGGGTGGAGC CACCCGCCGCCGCGGCTCCAGGGGTTCCCCGGTCCCCAGTCCAGGACGCCGAGGCGCTCGCCAGCTGCTACTTGTCCGGTTTCCGCGAGTGCCTGCTTCGCTTGGCGGCCTTCGCGCACGACGCCAGCCCGGCCGCCCGCGCCCAGCTCTTCTCCGCGCTGCACGGCTACCTGCGCCCCAAACCGCCCCGGCCCAAGCCGGTAGATCCGAGGCCTCCAGCGCCGCGCCCATCCCTGGACCCCGCTGCACCGGCCCTTGGCCCCGCGCTGCACCAGCGCCCCCCAGTGCACCAGGGCCCCCCTAGCCCGTGCTGTGCATGGTCCCCATCCCTCTGCTCCCCGCGCGCCGGGGATTCTGGCGCGCCGGCGCCCCTCACCGGACTGctgccgccgccaccgccgcctcACAGACAGGACGGGGCGCCCAAGgccccgccgcccccgccgcccgcTTTCTGGAGACCTTGGCCCTGA
- the HES7 gene encoding transcription factor HES-7 isoform X3: protein MVTRDRAENRDGPKMLKPLVEKRRRDRINRSLEELRLLLLERTRDQTPTRSQNSIFFVTPRNLRNPKLEKAEILEFAVGYLRERSRVEPPGVPRSPVQDAEALASCYLSGFRECLLRLAAFAHDASPAARAQLFSALHGYLRPKPPRPKPVDPRPPAPRPSLDPAAPALGPALHQRPPVHQGPPSPCCAWSPSLCSPRAGDSGAPAPLTGLLPPPPPPHRQDGAPKAPPPPPPAFWRPWP, encoded by the exons ATGGTCACCCGGGATCGAGCTGAGAATAGGGACGGCCCCAAG ATGCTGAAGCCGCTTGTGGAGAAGCGGCGCCGGGACCGCATCAACCGCAGCCTGGAAGAGctgaggctgctgctgctggagcGGACCCGGGACCAG ACCCCCACTCGCTCTCAGAACTCGATCTTCTTCGTCACCCCTCGG AACCTCCGGAACCCGAAGCTGGAGAAAGCGGAGATACTGGAGTTCGCCGTGGGCTACTTGAGGGAGCGAAGCCGGGTGGAGCCCCCGG GGGTTCCCCGGTCCCCAGTCCAGGACGCCGAGGCGCTCGCCAGCTGCTACTTGTCCGGTTTCCGCGAGTGCCTGCTTCGCTTGGCGGCCTTCGCGCACGACGCCAGCCCGGCCGCCCGCGCCCAGCTCTTCTCCGCGCTGCACGGCTACCTGCGCCCCAAACCGCCCCGGCCCAAGCCGGTAGATCCGAGGCCTCCAGCGCCGCGCCCATCCCTGGACCCCGCTGCACCGGCCCTTGGCCCCGCGCTGCACCAGCGCCCCCCAGTGCACCAGGGCCCCCCTAGCCCGTGCTGTGCATGGTCCCCATCCCTCTGCTCCCCGCGCGCCGGGGATTCTGGCGCGCCGGCGCCCCTCACCGGACTGctgccgccgccaccgccgcctcACAGACAGGACGGGGCGCCCAAGgccccgccgcccccgccgcccgcTTTCTGGAGACCTTGGCCCTGA
- the HES7 gene encoding transcription factor HES-7 isoform X6: protein MVTRDRAENRDGPKMLKPLVEKRRRDRINRSLEELRLLLLERTRDQNLRNPKLEKAEILEFAVGYLRERSRVEPPGVPRSPVQDAEALASCYLSGFRECLLRLAAFAHDASPAARAQLFSALHGYLRPKPPRPKPVDPRPPAPRPSLDPAAPALGPALHQRPPVHQGPPSPCCAWSPSLCSPRAGDSGAPAPLTGLLPPPPPPHRQDGAPKAPPPPPPAFWRPWP, encoded by the exons ATGGTCACCCGGGATCGAGCTGAGAATAGGGACGGCCCCAAG ATGCTGAAGCCGCTTGTGGAGAAGCGGCGCCGGGACCGCATCAACCGCAGCCTGGAAGAGctgaggctgctgctgctggagcGGACCCGGGACCAG AACCTCCGGAACCCGAAGCTGGAGAAAGCGGAGATACTGGAGTTCGCCGTGGGCTACTTGAGGGAGCGAAGCCGGGTGGAGCCCCCGG GGGTTCCCCGGTCCCCAGTCCAGGACGCCGAGGCGCTCGCCAGCTGCTACTTGTCCGGTTTCCGCGAGTGCCTGCTTCGCTTGGCGGCCTTCGCGCACGACGCCAGCCCGGCCGCCCGCGCCCAGCTCTTCTCCGCGCTGCACGGCTACCTGCGCCCCAAACCGCCCCGGCCCAAGCCGGTAGATCCGAGGCCTCCAGCGCCGCGCCCATCCCTGGACCCCGCTGCACCGGCCCTTGGCCCCGCGCTGCACCAGCGCCCCCCAGTGCACCAGGGCCCCCCTAGCCCGTGCTGTGCATGGTCCCCATCCCTCTGCTCCCCGCGCGCCGGGGATTCTGGCGCGCCGGCGCCCCTCACCGGACTGctgccgccgccaccgccgcctcACAGACAGGACGGGGCGCCCAAGgccccgccgcccccgccgcccgcTTTCTGGAGACCTTGGCCCTGA
- the HES7 gene encoding transcription factor HES-7 isoform X4, whose protein sequence is MRRSGEMLKPLVEKRRRDRINRSLEELRLLLLERTRDQTPTRSQNSIFFVTPRNLRNPKLEKAEILEFAVGYLRERSRVEPPGVPRSPVQDAEALASCYLSGFRECLLRLAAFAHDASPAARAQLFSALHGYLRPKPPRPKPVDPRPPAPRPSLDPAAPALGPALHQRPPVHQGPPSPCCAWSPSLCSPRAGDSGAPAPLTGLLPPPPPPHRQDGAPKAPPPPPPAFWRPWP, encoded by the exons ATGCGAAGATCCGGGGAG ATGCTGAAGCCGCTTGTGGAGAAGCGGCGCCGGGACCGCATCAACCGCAGCCTGGAAGAGctgaggctgctgctgctggagcGGACCCGGGACCAG ACCCCCACTCGCTCTCAGAACTCGATCTTCTTCGTCACCCCTCGG AACCTCCGGAACCCGAAGCTGGAGAAAGCGGAGATACTGGAGTTCGCCGTGGGCTACTTGAGGGAGCGAAGCCGGGTGGAGCCCCCGG GGGTTCCCCGGTCCCCAGTCCAGGACGCCGAGGCGCTCGCCAGCTGCTACTTGTCCGGTTTCCGCGAGTGCCTGCTTCGCTTGGCGGCCTTCGCGCACGACGCCAGCCCGGCCGCCCGCGCCCAGCTCTTCTCCGCGCTGCACGGCTACCTGCGCCCCAAACCGCCCCGGCCCAAGCCGGTAGATCCGAGGCCTCCAGCGCCGCGCCCATCCCTGGACCCCGCTGCACCGGCCCTTGGCCCCGCGCTGCACCAGCGCCCCCCAGTGCACCAGGGCCCCCCTAGCCCGTGCTGTGCATGGTCCCCATCCCTCTGCTCCCCGCGCGCCGGGGATTCTGGCGCGCCGGCGCCCCTCACCGGACTGctgccgccgccaccgccgcctcACAGACAGGACGGGGCGCCCAAGgccccgccgcccccgccgcccgcTTTCTGGAGACCTTGGCCCTGA
- the HES7 gene encoding transcription factor HES-7 isoform X8, whose product MRRSGEMLKPLVEKRRRDRINRSLEELRLLLLERTRDQNLRNPKLEKAEILEFAVGYLRERSRVEPPGVPRSPVQDAEALASCYLSGFRECLLRLAAFAHDASPAARAQLFSALHGYLRPKPPRPKPVDPRPPAPRPSLDPAAPALGPALHQRPPVHQGPPSPCCAWSPSLCSPRAGDSGAPAPLTGLLPPPPPPHRQDGAPKAPPPPPPAFWRPWP is encoded by the exons ATGCGAAGATCCGGGGAG ATGCTGAAGCCGCTTGTGGAGAAGCGGCGCCGGGACCGCATCAACCGCAGCCTGGAAGAGctgaggctgctgctgctggagcGGACCCGGGACCAG AACCTCCGGAACCCGAAGCTGGAGAAAGCGGAGATACTGGAGTTCGCCGTGGGCTACTTGAGGGAGCGAAGCCGGGTGGAGCCCCCGG GGGTTCCCCGGTCCCCAGTCCAGGACGCCGAGGCGCTCGCCAGCTGCTACTTGTCCGGTTTCCGCGAGTGCCTGCTTCGCTTGGCGGCCTTCGCGCACGACGCCAGCCCGGCCGCCCGCGCCCAGCTCTTCTCCGCGCTGCACGGCTACCTGCGCCCCAAACCGCCCCGGCCCAAGCCGGTAGATCCGAGGCCTCCAGCGCCGCGCCCATCCCTGGACCCCGCTGCACCGGCCCTTGGCCCCGCGCTGCACCAGCGCCCCCCAGTGCACCAGGGCCCCCCTAGCCCGTGCTGTGCATGGTCCCCATCCCTCTGCTCCCCGCGCGCCGGGGATTCTGGCGCGCCGGCGCCCCTCACCGGACTGctgccgccgccaccgccgcctcACAGACAGGACGGGGCGCCCAAGgccccgccgcccccgccgcccgcTTTCTGGAGACCTTGGCCCTGA
- the HES7 gene encoding transcription factor HES-7 isoform X1, whose amino-acid sequence MGPALGNLGSWGRGGSRALPAAGSDAGAAALSLGPVGPLSFSRWSQMLKPLVEKRRRDRINRSLEELRLLLLERTRDQTPTRSQNSIFFVTPRNLRNPKLEKAEILEFAVGYLRERSRVEPPGVPRSPVQDAEALASCYLSGFRECLLRLAAFAHDASPAARAQLFSALHGYLRPKPPRPKPVDPRPPAPRPSLDPAAPALGPALHQRPPVHQGPPSPCCAWSPSLCSPRAGDSGAPAPLTGLLPPPPPPHRQDGAPKAPPPPPPAFWRPWP is encoded by the exons ATGGGGCCGGCCCTAGGCAATCTGGGGTCTTGGGGCCGGGGTGGAAGCCGGGCTCTCCCAGCGGCGGGATCCGATGCCGGCGCGGCCGCACTGAGTCTGGGTCCGGTCGGCCCGCTCTCCTTTTCCCGCTGGTCGCAGATGCTGAAGCCGCTTGTGGAGAAGCGGCGCCGGGACCGCATCAACCGCAGCCTGGAAGAGctgaggctgctgctgctggagcGGACCCGGGACCAG ACCCCCACTCGCTCTCAGAACTCGATCTTCTTCGTCACCCCTCGG AACCTCCGGAACCCGAAGCTGGAGAAAGCGGAGATACTGGAGTTCGCCGTGGGCTACTTGAGGGAGCGAAGCCGGGTGGAGCCCCCGG GGGTTCCCCGGTCCCCAGTCCAGGACGCCGAGGCGCTCGCCAGCTGCTACTTGTCCGGTTTCCGCGAGTGCCTGCTTCGCTTGGCGGCCTTCGCGCACGACGCCAGCCCGGCCGCCCGCGCCCAGCTCTTCTCCGCGCTGCACGGCTACCTGCGCCCCAAACCGCCCCGGCCCAAGCCGGTAGATCCGAGGCCTCCAGCGCCGCGCCCATCCCTGGACCCCGCTGCACCGGCCCTTGGCCCCGCGCTGCACCAGCGCCCCCCAGTGCACCAGGGCCCCCCTAGCCCGTGCTGTGCATGGTCCCCATCCCTCTGCTCCCCGCGCGCCGGGGATTCTGGCGCGCCGGCGCCCCTCACCGGACTGctgccgccgccaccgccgcctcACAGACAGGACGGGGCGCCCAAGgccccgccgcccccgccgcccgcTTTCTGGAGACCTTGGCCCTGA
- the HES7 gene encoding transcription factor HES-7 isoform X2: MGPALGNLGSWGRGGSRALPAAGSDAGAAALSLGPVGPLSFSRWSQMLKPLVEKRRRDRINRSLEELRLLLLERTRDQNLRNPKLEKAEILEFAVGYLRERSRVEPPGVPRSPVQDAEALASCYLSGFRECLLRLAAFAHDASPAARAQLFSALHGYLRPKPPRPKPVDPRPPAPRPSLDPAAPALGPALHQRPPVHQGPPSPCCAWSPSLCSPRAGDSGAPAPLTGLLPPPPPPHRQDGAPKAPPPPPPAFWRPWP; this comes from the exons ATGGGGCCGGCCCTAGGCAATCTGGGGTCTTGGGGCCGGGGTGGAAGCCGGGCTCTCCCAGCGGCGGGATCCGATGCCGGCGCGGCCGCACTGAGTCTGGGTCCGGTCGGCCCGCTCTCCTTTTCCCGCTGGTCGCAGATGCTGAAGCCGCTTGTGGAGAAGCGGCGCCGGGACCGCATCAACCGCAGCCTGGAAGAGctgaggctgctgctgctggagcGGACCCGGGACCAG AACCTCCGGAACCCGAAGCTGGAGAAAGCGGAGATACTGGAGTTCGCCGTGGGCTACTTGAGGGAGCGAAGCCGGGTGGAGCCCCCGG GGGTTCCCCGGTCCCCAGTCCAGGACGCCGAGGCGCTCGCCAGCTGCTACTTGTCCGGTTTCCGCGAGTGCCTGCTTCGCTTGGCGGCCTTCGCGCACGACGCCAGCCCGGCCGCCCGCGCCCAGCTCTTCTCCGCGCTGCACGGCTACCTGCGCCCCAAACCGCCCCGGCCCAAGCCGGTAGATCCGAGGCCTCCAGCGCCGCGCCCATCCCTGGACCCCGCTGCACCGGCCCTTGGCCCCGCGCTGCACCAGCGCCCCCCAGTGCACCAGGGCCCCCCTAGCCCGTGCTGTGCATGGTCCCCATCCCTCTGCTCCCCGCGCGCCGGGGATTCTGGCGCGCCGGCGCCCCTCACCGGACTGctgccgccgccaccgccgcctcACAGACAGGACGGGGCGCCCAAGgccccgccgcccccgccgcccgcTTTCTGGAGACCTTGGCCCTGA
- the HES7 gene encoding transcription factor HES-7 isoform X9 codes for MLKPLVEKRRRDRINRSLEELRLLLLERTRDQNLRNPKLEKAEILEFAVGYLRERSRVEPPGVPRSPVQDAEALASCYLSGFRECLLRLAAFAHDASPAARAQLFSALHGYLRPKPPRPKPVDPRPPAPRPSLDPAAPALGPALHQRPPVHQGPPSPCCAWSPSLCSPRAGDSGAPAPLTGLLPPPPPPHRQDGAPKAPPPPPPAFWRPWP; via the exons ATGCTGAAGCCGCTTGTGGAGAAGCGGCGCCGGGACCGCATCAACCGCAGCCTGGAAGAGctgaggctgctgctgctggagcGGACCCGGGACCAG AACCTCCGGAACCCGAAGCTGGAGAAAGCGGAGATACTGGAGTTCGCCGTGGGCTACTTGAGGGAGCGAAGCCGGGTGGAGCCCCCGG GGGTTCCCCGGTCCCCAGTCCAGGACGCCGAGGCGCTCGCCAGCTGCTACTTGTCCGGTTTCCGCGAGTGCCTGCTTCGCTTGGCGGCCTTCGCGCACGACGCCAGCCCGGCCGCCCGCGCCCAGCTCTTCTCCGCGCTGCACGGCTACCTGCGCCCCAAACCGCCCCGGCCCAAGCCGGTAGATCCGAGGCCTCCAGCGCCGCGCCCATCCCTGGACCCCGCTGCACCGGCCCTTGGCCCCGCGCTGCACCAGCGCCCCCCAGTGCACCAGGGCCCCCCTAGCCCGTGCTGTGCATGGTCCCCATCCCTCTGCTCCCCGCGCGCCGGGGATTCTGGCGCGCCGGCGCCCCTCACCGGACTGctgccgccgccaccgccgcctcACAGACAGGACGGGGCGCCCAAGgccccgccgcccccgccgcccgcTTTCTGGAGACCTTGGCCCTGA
- the HES7 gene encoding transcription factor HES-7 isoform X5: MLKPLVEKRRRDRINRSLEELRLLLLERTRDQTPTRSQNSIFFVTPRNLRNPKLEKAEILEFAVGYLRERSRVEPPGVPRSPVQDAEALASCYLSGFRECLLRLAAFAHDASPAARAQLFSALHGYLRPKPPRPKPVDPRPPAPRPSLDPAAPALGPALHQRPPVHQGPPSPCCAWSPSLCSPRAGDSGAPAPLTGLLPPPPPPHRQDGAPKAPPPPPPAFWRPWP; encoded by the exons ATGCTGAAGCCGCTTGTGGAGAAGCGGCGCCGGGACCGCATCAACCGCAGCCTGGAAGAGctgaggctgctgctgctggagcGGACCCGGGACCAG ACCCCCACTCGCTCTCAGAACTCGATCTTCTTCGTCACCCCTCGG AACCTCCGGAACCCGAAGCTGGAGAAAGCGGAGATACTGGAGTTCGCCGTGGGCTACTTGAGGGAGCGAAGCCGGGTGGAGCCCCCGG GGGTTCCCCGGTCCCCAGTCCAGGACGCCGAGGCGCTCGCCAGCTGCTACTTGTCCGGTTTCCGCGAGTGCCTGCTTCGCTTGGCGGCCTTCGCGCACGACGCCAGCCCGGCCGCCCGCGCCCAGCTCTTCTCCGCGCTGCACGGCTACCTGCGCCCCAAACCGCCCCGGCCCAAGCCGGTAGATCCGAGGCCTCCAGCGCCGCGCCCATCCCTGGACCCCGCTGCACCGGCCCTTGGCCCCGCGCTGCACCAGCGCCCCCCAGTGCACCAGGGCCCCCCTAGCCCGTGCTGTGCATGGTCCCCATCCCTCTGCTCCCCGCGCGCCGGGGATTCTGGCGCGCCGGCGCCCCTCACCGGACTGctgccgccgccaccgccgcctcACAGACAGGACGGGGCGCCCAAGgccccgccgcccccgccgcccgcTTTCTGGAGACCTTGGCCCTGA